Proteins from a genomic interval of Panthera tigris isolate Pti1 chromosome A2, P.tigris_Pti1_mat1.1, whole genome shotgun sequence:
- the CHPF2 gene encoding chondroitin sulfate glucuronyltransferase isoform X2, producing the protein MRLSSLLALLRPALPLILGLSLGCSLSLLRVSWIQGEGEDPCVEAVGEPGVPHNPDSRTGLDQSDEDFKPRIVPYYRDPNKPYKKVLRTRYIQTELGSRERLLVAVLTSRATLSTLAVAVNRTVAHHFPRLLYFTGQRGARTPAGMQVVSHGDERPAWLMSETLRHLHTHFGADYDWFFIMQDDTYVQAPRLAALAGHLSINQDLYLGRAEEFIGAGEQARYCHGGFGYLLSRSLLLRLRPHLDGCRGDILSARPDEWLGRCLIDSLGIGCVSQHQGQQYRSFELAKNRDPEKEGSSAFLSAFAVHPVSEGTLMYRLHKRFSALELERAYSEIEQLQAQIQNLTVLTPEGEAGLSWPIGLPAPFTPHSRFEVLGWDYFTEQHTFSCADGSPKCPLQGASRADVGDAVETALEQLNRRYQPRLRFQKQRLLNGYRRFDPARGMEYTLDLLLEAVTQRGHRRALARRVSLLRPLSRVEILPMPYVTEATRVQLVLPLPVAEAAAALAFLEAFAASVLEPREHALLTLLLVYGPRDGGRGAPDPFLGVKAAAAELERRHPGTRLAWLAVRAEAPSQVRLMDVVSKKHPVDTLFFLTTVWTRPGPEVLNRCRMNAISGWQAFFPVHFQEFNPALAPQRSPAGPPGAGPDPPSPPGADPSRGAPVGGRFDRQASAEGCFYNADYLAARARLAGELAGQEEEEALEGLEVMDVFLRFSGLHLFRAVEPGLVQKFSLRDCSPRLSEELYHRCRLSNLEGLGGRAQLAMALFEQEQANST; encoded by the exons ATGCGCCTGAGTTCCCTGTTGGCTCTGCTGCGACCAGCGCTGCCCCTCATCCTCGGGCTGTCTCTGGGGTGCAGCCTGAGCCTCTTGCGGGTTTCCTGGATCCAGGGTGAGGGAGAAGATCCCTGTGTAGAGGCCGTGGGGGAACCAGGAGTGCCACATaatccagactccagaactggactcGACCAAAGTGATGAAGACTTCAAACCCCGGATTGTCCCTTACTACAGGGATCCCAACAAGCCCTACAAGAAGGTGCTCAG GACTCGGTACATCCAGACGGAGCTGGGCTCTCGGGAGCGGTTGCTGGTGGCTGTCCTGACTTCCCGGGCCACCCTGTCCACTCTGGCTGTGGCCGTCAACCGCACGGTGGCCCACCACTTCCCTCGATTATTGTACTTCACGGGGCAGCGGGGGGCCCGGACTCCTGCGGGCATGCAGGTGGTATCTCACGGGGACGAACGGCCGGCCTGGCTCATGTCAGAGACCCTGCGCCACCTTCACACACACTTTGGGGCCGACTACGACTGGTTCTTCATCATGCAGGATGACACGTATGTCCAGGCCCCCCGCCTGGCAGCCCTTGCTGGCCACCTCAGCATCAACCAAGACCTGTACTTGGGCCGAGCGGAGGAGTTTATCGGCGCCGGCGAGCAGGCTCGGTACTGCCATGGGGGCTTTGGCTACCTGTTGTCACGGAGTCTCCTGCTCCGATTGCGGCCACATCTGGATGGCTGCCGAGGAGACATTCTCAGTGCCCGTCCTGATGAGTGGCTCGGCCGCTGCCTCATCGACTCTCTAGGCATCGGCTGTGTCTCGCAGCACCAG GGGCAGCAGTATCGTTCCTTTGAGCTGGCCAAAAATAGGGACCCCGAGAAGGAGGGGAGCTCGGCTTTCCTGAGTGCCTTCGCAGTGCACCCTGTCTCCGAGGGAACCCTCATGTACAGGCTCCATAAACGCTTCAGCGCTCTGGAGCTGGAGCGGGCGTACAGCGAAATAGAGCAACTGCAG GCTCAGATCCAGAACCTGACCGTGCTGACCCCCGAGGGCGAGGCAGGGCTGAGCTGGCCCATCGGGCTCCCGGCCCCTTTCACCCCACACTCTCGATTTGAGGTGCTGGGCTGGGACTACTTCACGGAGCAGCATACCTTCTCCTGCGCAGATGGGTCCCCCAAGTGCCCGCTGCAGGGGGCGAGCCGGGCGGACGTGGGTGACGCCGTGGAGACGGCCCTGGAGCAGCTGAATCGGCGCTATCAGCCCCGCCTGCGCTTCCAGAAGCAGCGGCTGCTCAACGGGTACCGGCGCTTCGACCCGGCGCGGGGCATGGAGTACACCCTGGACCTGCTGCTGGAGGCCGTGACGCAGCGCGGGCACCGGCGGGCCCTGGCCCGCAGGGTCAGCCTGCTGCGGCCCCTGAGCCGGGTGGAAATCCTGCCCATGCCCTACGTCACCGAGGCCACCCGCGTGCAGCTGGTGCTGCCACTCCCGGTGGCCGAAGCCGCCGCCGCCCTCGCTTTCCTCGAGGCCTTTGCAGCCAGTGTTCTGGAGCCGCGAGAGCACGCGCTGCTCACCCTGTTGCTGGTCTACGGACCTCGGGACGGTGGCCGGGGGGCCCCGGACCCATTTCTCGGGGTGAAGGCCGCGGCGGCCGAGTTAGAGCGGCGGCACCCCGGGACGAGGCTGGCCTGGCTCGCCGTGCGCGCGGAGGCCCCTTCCCAGGTGCGGCTCATGGACGTGGTCTCTAAGAAGCACCCCGTGGACACGCTTTTCTTCCTCACCACCGTGTGGACCAGGCCGGGGCCCGAAGTCCTCAACCGCTGCCGCATGAATGCTATCTCCGGCTGGCAGGCCTTCTTCCCAGTGCATTTCCAGGAGTTCAACCCTGCCCTGGCACCACAGAGATCTCCCGCGGGGCCCCCGGGGGCTGGCCCCGACCCCCCGTCCCCTCCCGGTGCCGACCCTTCCCGGGGGGCTCCCGTGGGAGGCAGGTTTGACCGGCAGGCTTCCGCGGAGGGTTGCTTCTACAACGCCGACTACCTGGCGGCCCGAGCCCGCCTGGCCGGGGAACTGGCAggccaggaagaggaggaagccctggaggggctggaggtgaTGGATGTTTTCCTCCGGTTCTCAGGGCTCCACCTCTTCCGGGCCGTGGAGCCAGGGCTGGTGCAGAAGTTCTCCCTGCGAGACTGCAGCCCCCGGCTCAGCGAGGAGCTCTATCACCGCTGCCGCCTCAGCAacctggaggggctggggggccgcGCCCAGCTCGCCATGGCTCTGTTCGAGCAGGAGCAGGCCAACAGCACCTAG
- the CHPF2 gene encoding chondroitin sulfate glucuronyltransferase isoform X1, translating to MRLSSLLALLRPALPLILGLSLGCSLSLLRVSWIQGEGEDPCVEAVGEPGVPHNPDSRTGLDQSDEDFKPRIVPYYRDPNKPYKKVLRTRYIQTELGSRERLLVAVLTSRATLSTLAVAVNRTVAHHFPRLLYFTGQRGARTPAGMQVVSHGDERPAWLMSETLRHLHTHFGADYDWFFIMQDDTYVQAPRLAALAGHLSINQDLYLGRAEEFIGAGEQARYCHGGFGYLLSRSLLLRLRPHLDGCRGDILSARPDEWLGRCLIDSLGIGCVSQHQPPTLARTPEPSKVASCRGPSEQVARLRPSFREHRNELLLSSVVMAAGQQYRSFELAKNRDPEKEGSSAFLSAFAVHPVSEGTLMYRLHKRFSALELERAYSEIEQLQAQIQNLTVLTPEGEAGLSWPIGLPAPFTPHSRFEVLGWDYFTEQHTFSCADGSPKCPLQGASRADVGDAVETALEQLNRRYQPRLRFQKQRLLNGYRRFDPARGMEYTLDLLLEAVTQRGHRRALARRVSLLRPLSRVEILPMPYVTEATRVQLVLPLPVAEAAAALAFLEAFAASVLEPREHALLTLLLVYGPRDGGRGAPDPFLGVKAAAAELERRHPGTRLAWLAVRAEAPSQVRLMDVVSKKHPVDTLFFLTTVWTRPGPEVLNRCRMNAISGWQAFFPVHFQEFNPALAPQRSPAGPPGAGPDPPSPPGADPSRGAPVGGRFDRQASAEGCFYNADYLAARARLAGELAGQEEEEALEGLEVMDVFLRFSGLHLFRAVEPGLVQKFSLRDCSPRLSEELYHRCRLSNLEGLGGRAQLAMALFEQEQANST from the exons ATGCGCCTGAGTTCCCTGTTGGCTCTGCTGCGACCAGCGCTGCCCCTCATCCTCGGGCTGTCTCTGGGGTGCAGCCTGAGCCTCTTGCGGGTTTCCTGGATCCAGGGTGAGGGAGAAGATCCCTGTGTAGAGGCCGTGGGGGAACCAGGAGTGCCACATaatccagactccagaactggactcGACCAAAGTGATGAAGACTTCAAACCCCGGATTGTCCCTTACTACAGGGATCCCAACAAGCCCTACAAGAAGGTGCTCAG GACTCGGTACATCCAGACGGAGCTGGGCTCTCGGGAGCGGTTGCTGGTGGCTGTCCTGACTTCCCGGGCCACCCTGTCCACTCTGGCTGTGGCCGTCAACCGCACGGTGGCCCACCACTTCCCTCGATTATTGTACTTCACGGGGCAGCGGGGGGCCCGGACTCCTGCGGGCATGCAGGTGGTATCTCACGGGGACGAACGGCCGGCCTGGCTCATGTCAGAGACCCTGCGCCACCTTCACACACACTTTGGGGCCGACTACGACTGGTTCTTCATCATGCAGGATGACACGTATGTCCAGGCCCCCCGCCTGGCAGCCCTTGCTGGCCACCTCAGCATCAACCAAGACCTGTACTTGGGCCGAGCGGAGGAGTTTATCGGCGCCGGCGAGCAGGCTCGGTACTGCCATGGGGGCTTTGGCTACCTGTTGTCACGGAGTCTCCTGCTCCGATTGCGGCCACATCTGGATGGCTGCCGAGGAGACATTCTCAGTGCCCGTCCTGATGAGTGGCTCGGCCGCTGCCTCATCGACTCTCTAGGCATCGGCTGTGTCTCGCAGCACCAG CCGCCGACCCTGGCTAGAACCCCAGAGCCGTCAAAAGTGGCATCTTGCCGGGGACCCTCTGAGCAAG TAGCAAGACTAAGGCCAAGTTTCAGGGAACACCGGAATGAGCTCCTGCTCTCCTCCGTCGTGATGGCGGCG GGGCAGCAGTATCGTTCCTTTGAGCTGGCCAAAAATAGGGACCCCGAGAAGGAGGGGAGCTCGGCTTTCCTGAGTGCCTTCGCAGTGCACCCTGTCTCCGAGGGAACCCTCATGTACAGGCTCCATAAACGCTTCAGCGCTCTGGAGCTGGAGCGGGCGTACAGCGAAATAGAGCAACTGCAG GCTCAGATCCAGAACCTGACCGTGCTGACCCCCGAGGGCGAGGCAGGGCTGAGCTGGCCCATCGGGCTCCCGGCCCCTTTCACCCCACACTCTCGATTTGAGGTGCTGGGCTGGGACTACTTCACGGAGCAGCATACCTTCTCCTGCGCAGATGGGTCCCCCAAGTGCCCGCTGCAGGGGGCGAGCCGGGCGGACGTGGGTGACGCCGTGGAGACGGCCCTGGAGCAGCTGAATCGGCGCTATCAGCCCCGCCTGCGCTTCCAGAAGCAGCGGCTGCTCAACGGGTACCGGCGCTTCGACCCGGCGCGGGGCATGGAGTACACCCTGGACCTGCTGCTGGAGGCCGTGACGCAGCGCGGGCACCGGCGGGCCCTGGCCCGCAGGGTCAGCCTGCTGCGGCCCCTGAGCCGGGTGGAAATCCTGCCCATGCCCTACGTCACCGAGGCCACCCGCGTGCAGCTGGTGCTGCCACTCCCGGTGGCCGAAGCCGCCGCCGCCCTCGCTTTCCTCGAGGCCTTTGCAGCCAGTGTTCTGGAGCCGCGAGAGCACGCGCTGCTCACCCTGTTGCTGGTCTACGGACCTCGGGACGGTGGCCGGGGGGCCCCGGACCCATTTCTCGGGGTGAAGGCCGCGGCGGCCGAGTTAGAGCGGCGGCACCCCGGGACGAGGCTGGCCTGGCTCGCCGTGCGCGCGGAGGCCCCTTCCCAGGTGCGGCTCATGGACGTGGTCTCTAAGAAGCACCCCGTGGACACGCTTTTCTTCCTCACCACCGTGTGGACCAGGCCGGGGCCCGAAGTCCTCAACCGCTGCCGCATGAATGCTATCTCCGGCTGGCAGGCCTTCTTCCCAGTGCATTTCCAGGAGTTCAACCCTGCCCTGGCACCACAGAGATCTCCCGCGGGGCCCCCGGGGGCTGGCCCCGACCCCCCGTCCCCTCCCGGTGCCGACCCTTCCCGGGGGGCTCCCGTGGGAGGCAGGTTTGACCGGCAGGCTTCCGCGGAGGGTTGCTTCTACAACGCCGACTACCTGGCGGCCCGAGCCCGCCTGGCCGGGGAACTGGCAggccaggaagaggaggaagccctggaggggctggaggtgaTGGATGTTTTCCTCCGGTTCTCAGGGCTCCACCTCTTCCGGGCCGTGGAGCCAGGGCTGGTGCAGAAGTTCTCCCTGCGAGACTGCAGCCCCCGGCTCAGCGAGGAGCTCTATCACCGCTGCCGCCTCAGCAacctggaggggctggggggccgcGCCCAGCTCGCCATGGCTCTGTTCGAGCAGGAGCAGGCCAACAGCACCTAG